From Phenylobacterium immobile (ATCC 35973), a single genomic window includes:
- a CDS encoding TonB-dependent receptor domain-containing protein — protein MKLSISRALCASTALASGLLFAQGALAQSSGTAVVEELVITASGAKNFDGAIIAETEPKSRASIGAEFISRQAPGQSVLDTINLLPGVNFNNNDAYGSSGGDITIRGVDSQRIALLQDGMPLNDSGNYALYSSQLLESDLVERVTVNLGTTDVDSPTAAAAGGTINYVTKRAAEDFGVRAEVGFGSNAYSRYYGTIESGRIGPFGTKIWISGLYTRNDLFTPHDSDFGAAGQIKKKQFNARIDQEVGSIGEVSLMATYNEARNNFINRFNKATYDRRGVTTANLPDTSMVAPSVCTRPAPRTGLADVDNSAGNPCPTNYFDFSINPSNTGNIRGLSKWNLSDRLTFTFDPSFQYTLANGGGVQLMSERDAQLRGPTAAVGVDLNGDTDTLDSVYLYRPNTTNTRRYGLTSSLIFKIDDNQNVRVAYTFDKAKHRQTGDFGYVGQDGTPLDPFAGKDGYGDAVVTADGSNLRRRDRASVAMLNQIAAEYRGRFLEDRLQFNIGVRAPFLKRELNNFCYQQNTFNAYCTNQTPTPVPGTNDGTGQTKVTFPQASLNSSASLQYGRPRSFTRKYDDVLPNVGASYEFATGWTVFASYAETLSAPRTDDLYDQVLVDPGPENTKAYDLGLRYSQGPWIASVSVFRNDFQNRIERVLDEPSGIAFSQNIGDVRYTGVDGSVGFKPLDTLSVYASASYLKSEILQNIPNATAGVLATKGKAIYEIPKLQGGVRVQWDPMEALSLGVQGKFVGRRFTNLVNTESFDDYALWDADVRFKMDSFGLENTYLQANVRNLFDERYLGDISPNLTGTALAQPGYRRTFILTLHYEY, from the coding sequence ATGAAACTTTCCATCAGCCGCGCGCTTTGCGCGTCGACGGCGCTGGCCTCCGGCCTGCTGTTCGCACAGGGCGCACTGGCCCAATCGTCGGGGACGGCCGTCGTTGAAGAACTCGTCATCACGGCGAGCGGCGCGAAGAACTTCGACGGCGCGATCATCGCCGAGACCGAACCCAAATCGCGCGCCTCGATCGGCGCCGAGTTCATCAGCCGGCAGGCCCCGGGCCAGTCGGTGCTCGACACCATCAACCTGCTGCCAGGCGTCAACTTCAACAACAACGACGCCTACGGTTCATCGGGCGGCGACATCACCATCCGCGGCGTCGACAGCCAGCGTATCGCTCTGCTGCAGGATGGCATGCCCCTGAACGACAGCGGCAACTACGCCCTCTATTCGAGCCAGCTGCTCGAAAGCGATCTTGTCGAACGCGTGACCGTGAACCTCGGCACCACCGACGTGGACAGCCCGACGGCCGCGGCCGCCGGCGGCACCATCAACTACGTGACCAAGCGTGCGGCGGAAGACTTCGGCGTCCGCGCCGAGGTCGGTTTCGGCAGCAACGCCTACTCGCGTTACTACGGCACCATCGAATCTGGCCGCATCGGGCCGTTTGGCACCAAGATCTGGATCTCGGGCCTCTACACCCGCAACGACCTGTTCACGCCGCATGACTCGGATTTCGGGGCGGCTGGCCAGATCAAGAAGAAGCAGTTCAACGCCCGCATCGACCAGGAAGTCGGTTCGATCGGCGAGGTGAGCCTGATGGCCACCTACAACGAAGCGCGGAACAACTTCATCAACCGCTTCAACAAGGCGACCTACGACCGCCGCGGCGTCACCACGGCGAACCTGCCTGACACAAGCATGGTCGCCCCGAGCGTCTGCACGCGTCCGGCGCCGCGCACCGGGCTGGCCGACGTCGACAACTCGGCCGGCAATCCGTGCCCGACCAACTACTTCGACTTCAGCATCAACCCGTCCAACACGGGCAACATCCGCGGCCTGTCGAAGTGGAACCTGTCGGATCGCCTGACCTTCACCTTCGACCCTTCGTTCCAGTACACCCTGGCCAACGGCGGCGGCGTGCAGCTGATGAGCGAGCGTGACGCTCAGCTGCGCGGCCCGACGGCGGCGGTCGGCGTCGACCTGAACGGCGACACCGACACCTTGGACAGCGTCTACCTCTATCGTCCGAACACGACGAACACCCGCCGCTACGGCCTTACCTCGTCGCTGATCTTCAAGATCGACGACAATCAGAACGTCCGCGTCGCCTACACCTTCGACAAGGCCAAGCACCGCCAGACCGGCGACTTCGGCTACGTCGGCCAGGACGGCACGCCGCTTGATCCGTTCGCGGGCAAGGACGGCTACGGCGACGCCGTGGTCACCGCCGATGGCTCGAACCTTCGCCGTCGCGACCGCGCCTCAGTCGCCATGCTGAACCAGATCGCCGCCGAATACCGCGGCCGCTTCCTCGAAGACCGCCTGCAGTTCAACATCGGCGTCCGCGCGCCCTTCCTTAAGCGGGAGTTGAACAACTTCTGCTACCAGCAGAACACGTTCAACGCGTACTGCACCAACCAGACCCCGACACCGGTTCCGGGCACCAACGATGGCACCGGCCAGACCAAGGTCACGTTCCCACAGGCGTCCCTGAACTCGTCGGCGAGCCTGCAATACGGCCGCCCGCGGTCGTTCACGCGCAAATATGACGACGTGCTGCCCAACGTCGGCGCCTCCTATGAGTTCGCCACAGGCTGGACGGTCTTCGCAAGCTACGCCGAGACGCTGTCGGCGCCGCGTACGGACGACCTCTACGACCAGGTCCTGGTGGATCCGGGTCCGGAGAACACCAAGGCCTATGACCTGGGCCTGCGCTACAGCCAAGGCCCGTGGATCGCCTCCGTCTCGGTGTTCCGCAACGACTTCCAAAACCGCATTGAGCGCGTGCTGGACGAGCCCTCGGGCATCGCCTTCTCGCAGAATATCGGCGACGTCCGCTACACCGGCGTCGACGGCAGCGTCGGCTTCAAGCCGCTCGACACCCTGAGCGTCTACGCCTCGGCGTCCTACTTGAAGAGCGAGATACTCCAGAACATTCCGAACGCCACGGCGGGCGTCCTGGCGACCAAGGGCAAGGCGATCTATGAGATTCCGAAGCTTCAGGGGGGTGTTCGCGTCCAGTGGGATCCGATGGAAGCGCTCAGCCTGGGCGTCCAAGGCAAGTTCGTCGGCCGTCGCTTCACCAACCTGGTGAATACCGAAAGCTTCGACGACTACGCCCTGTGGGACGCCGACGTGCGCTTCAAGATGGACAGCTTCGGCCTGGAGAACACCTACCTCCAAGCCAACGTCCGGAACCTCTTTGACGAACGCTACCTCGGCGACATCTCGCCGAACCTGACCGGCACGGCCTTGGCCCAGCCGGGCTATCGTCGGACCTTCATCCTGACGCTGCACTACGAGTACTAG
- a CDS encoding agmatine deiminase family protein, whose product MSIIVPAEWAPHKAMWLGFPSHGELWQDNLEPAQAEVAALARALAGPGGEQVRLMTGSVEGEAAARRLLSEVANIQIMPGRFGDIWLRDTGPIFALHGDQPAAMGFTFNGWGGKYELEHDDEVASQIADAAGVLLRRHDFILEGGAVDHDGEGTVLTTGQCVLNRNRNAGWTPQDAETALAESLGAKKVLWLGEGLMNDHTDGHVDNLARFVAPGLVAAPIGWGKGDPNVEVYDDAARRLSEMTDAAGRALKVMRIPSPGWVEGDDRRAAPASHMNFLIANRAVVCPLYTDKAAGNFALKALEALFPDRQVIGLSSNAILSGGGSFHCITQQEPA is encoded by the coding sequence ATGAGCATCATTGTTCCCGCCGAGTGGGCGCCTCACAAGGCGATGTGGCTGGGCTTCCCAAGCCACGGCGAGCTTTGGCAAGACAACCTTGAGCCCGCCCAGGCTGAGGTCGCTGCTCTGGCGCGCGCCTTGGCCGGGCCTGGCGGCGAACAGGTGCGGCTGATGACCGGCTCCGTCGAGGGCGAGGCCGCGGCGCGGCGGCTGCTGAGCGAGGTGGCCAACATCCAGATCATGCCGGGCCGGTTCGGCGACATCTGGCTGCGCGACACCGGGCCGATCTTCGCGCTGCACGGGGATCAGCCCGCGGCCATGGGCTTCACCTTCAACGGCTGGGGTGGCAAGTACGAGCTTGAGCACGACGATGAGGTGGCCAGCCAGATCGCCGACGCAGCCGGCGTGCTGCTGCGCCGCCATGACTTCATCCTCGAAGGCGGGGCCGTCGACCACGACGGGGAAGGGACGGTCCTTACTACCGGCCAGTGCGTGCTGAACCGCAACCGCAACGCCGGGTGGACGCCGCAGGACGCTGAGACTGCGCTCGCTGAGAGCCTGGGCGCGAAGAAGGTGCTCTGGCTGGGCGAGGGTCTGATGAACGATCACACCGACGGCCATGTCGACAACCTGGCGCGCTTCGTCGCGCCCGGCCTCGTCGCCGCGCCGATAGGCTGGGGCAAGGGCGATCCCAATGTGGAGGTCTATGACGACGCCGCGCGACGCCTGTCCGAAATGACCGACGCCGCCGGACGCGCGCTGAAGGTCATGCGCATTCCGTCACCAGGCTGGGTTGAGGGCGATGACCGCCGGGCCGCGCCGGCTAGCCACATGAACTTCCTGATCGCCAACCGCGCCGTCGTCTGCCCGCTGTACACGGACAAGGCCGCCGGAAACTTCGCCCTTAAGGCGCTGGAAGCCCTGTTCCCTGACCGCCAGGTGATCGGCCTGTCGTCGAACGCCATCCTGTCGGGCGGCGGCTCTTTCCACTGCATCACACAGCAGGAGCCCGCCTGA